The following proteins are encoded in a genomic region of Pan troglodytes isolate AG18354 chromosome 2, NHGRI_mPanTro3-v2.0_pri, whole genome shotgun sequence:
- the SMCO1 gene encoding single-pass membrane and coiled-coil domain-containing protein 1 isoform X1: MNNETTTLISLKEAMKRVDHKLQALETQFKELDFTKDNLMQKFQHHSKALASQAAQDEMWTAVRALQLTSMELNILYSYVIEVLICLHTRVLEKLPDLVRGLPTLASVLRRKVKNKRVRVVWESILEECGLQEGDITALCTFFIARGNKAEHYTAKVRQMYIRDVTFLITNMVKNQALQNSLLRAVQVIEKGKAVRTPEKQKSSLKELIPSIKN; the protein is encoded by the exons ATGAACAATGAAACCACAACCCTGATATCCTTGAAGGAGGCAATGAAAAG AGTAGACCACAAACTCCAAGCGTTAGAAACACAGTTCAAAGAACTAGACTTCACCAAGGATAACCTGATGCAGAAATTCCAACATCATAGTAAGGCTTTGGCAAGCCAAGCAGCCCAAGATGAGATGTGGACAGCAGTTCGGGCACTCCA GCTCACTTCAATGGAATTGAATATTTTATACAGCTACGTCATTGAAGTACTTATCTGCTTGCATACTCGTGTGCTTGAGAAGCTGCCAGACCTGGTGAGAGGTCTTCCAACCTTAGCCTCTGTACTCAGAAGAAAAGTTAAGAACAAGCGCGTTAGAGTTGTATGGGAGTCCATACTGGAGGAGTGTGGGCTGCAAGAAGGAGACATTACAGCACTCTGTACCTTCTTTATTGCACGTGGTAACAAGGCAGAACACTATACTGCTAAAGTGAGGCAGATGTACATCAGGGATGTCACGTTCCTAATTACTAACATGGTAAAGAACCAGGCTCTGCAGAACAGTTTGCTGAGGGCTGTGCAGGTAATTGAGAAGGGGAAAGCAGTTAGGACCCCTGAAAAGCAAAAGTCATCCCTCAAAGAGTTGATACCATCCATCAAAAACTAA
- the SMCO1 gene encoding single-pass membrane and coiled-coil domain-containing protein 1 isoform X2 has protein sequence MGLLFWEDGVDHKLQALETQFKELDFTKDNLMQKFQHHSKALASQAAQDEMWTAVRALQLTSMELNILYSYVIEVLICLHTRVLEKLPDLVRGLPTLASVLRRKVKNKRVRVVWESILEECGLQEGDITALCTFFIARGNKAEHYTAKVRQMYIRDVTFLITNMVKNQALQNSLLRAVQVIEKGKAVRTPEKQKSSLKELIPSIKN, from the exons ATGGGTCTCCTATTCTGGGAAGATGG AGTAGACCACAAACTCCAAGCGTTAGAAACACAGTTCAAAGAACTAGACTTCACCAAGGATAACCTGATGCAGAAATTCCAACATCATAGTAAGGCTTTGGCAAGCCAAGCAGCCCAAGATGAGATGTGGACAGCAGTTCGGGCACTCCA GCTCACTTCAATGGAATTGAATATTTTATACAGCTACGTCATTGAAGTACTTATCTGCTTGCATACTCGTGTGCTTGAGAAGCTGCCAGACCTGGTGAGAGGTCTTCCAACCTTAGCCTCTGTACTCAGAAGAAAAGTTAAGAACAAGCGCGTTAGAGTTGTATGGGAGTCCATACTGGAGGAGTGTGGGCTGCAAGAAGGAGACATTACAGCACTCTGTACCTTCTTTATTGCACGTGGTAACAAGGCAGAACACTATACTGCTAAAGTGAGGCAGATGTACATCAGGGATGTCACGTTCCTAATTACTAACATGGTAAAGAACCAGGCTCTGCAGAACAGTTTGCTGAGGGCTGTGCAGGTAATTGAGAAGGGGAAAGCAGTTAGGACCCCTGAAAAGCAAAAGTCATCCCTCAAAGAGTTGATACCATCCATCAAAAACTAA
- the LOC107970417 gene encoding small ribosomal subunit protein uS14-like: MGHQQLYWSHPRKFGQGSRSCRVCSNPHGLIRKYGLNMRRQCFRQYAKDVGFIKLD; encoded by the coding sequence ATGGGTCACCAGCAGCTCTACTGGAGCCACCCGCGAAAATTCGGCCAGGGTTCTCGCTCTTGTCGCGTCTGTTCAAACCCGCACGGTCTGATCCGGAAATATGGCCTCAATATGCGCCGCCAGTGTTTCCGTCAGTACGCGAAGGATGTTGGTTTCATTAAGTTGGACTAA